The following are from one region of the Amycolatopsis sp. QT-25 genome:
- a CDS encoding carbohydrate ABC transporter permease produces the protein MAARERTGFVAYGLLLAVAVASIFPLYWSFVVSSKDDSALGETTPPLLPGGNLPENVGKVFDTVDFWLAMQNSLIVAGTVTASNVLLSSMAGFAFARLRFPGRDSLFLVVIGTALVPAQLGVVPLYLVVGELGWYGRLEAVIVPGLVGAFSVFWMRQACEEVIPGELLDAGRVDGCSTARLFWSVALPAVRPQAAVLGMLTFMTAWNDFFWPLIVLDPNAHPTVQVALSRLASGYFTDYSLMLTAATIGVLPVIVLFILLARKVVDGVMRGAPRA, from the coding sequence ATGGCGGCGAGGGAACGGACCGGATTCGTCGCCTACGGGCTGTTGCTCGCCGTCGCCGTCGCGTCGATCTTCCCGCTGTACTGGTCGTTCGTGGTGTCGTCCAAGGACGATTCCGCGCTCGGTGAGACGACTCCGCCGCTGCTGCCCGGCGGCAACCTGCCCGAGAACGTGGGCAAGGTCTTCGACACCGTCGATTTCTGGCTCGCGATGCAGAACTCGCTGATCGTCGCCGGCACGGTGACCGCGTCGAACGTGCTCCTCTCCAGCATGGCCGGATTCGCCTTCGCACGCCTGCGTTTTCCCGGCCGGGACTCGCTCTTCCTGGTCGTCATCGGCACCGCCCTGGTGCCCGCCCAGCTCGGGGTCGTCCCGCTCTACCTGGTGGTCGGCGAACTCGGCTGGTACGGGCGGCTGGAGGCGGTGATCGTGCCGGGACTGGTCGGCGCCTTCAGCGTGTTCTGGATGCGGCAGGCGTGCGAGGAGGTGATCCCGGGTGAACTGCTCGACGCCGGACGCGTGGACGGCTGTTCGACGGCGCGGCTGTTCTGGAGCGTCGCCCTGCCCGCCGTCCGCCCCCAGGCCGCCGTGCTCGGGATGCTGACGTTCATGACGGCGTGGAACGACTTCTTCTGGCCGTTGATCGTGCTCGACCCCAACGCGCATCCGACCGTCCAGGTGGCGTTGTCGCGGCTGGCCAGCGGCTACTTCACCGACTACTCGCTGATGCTCACCGCGGCCACGATCGGTGTGTTGCCCGTGATCGTGCTGTTCATCCTGCTGGCCAGGAAGGTCGTCGACGGCGTGATGCGGGGCGCGCCGCGGGCCTGA